The following DNA comes from Melospiza georgiana isolate bMelGeo1 chromosome 10, bMelGeo1.pri, whole genome shotgun sequence.
TGCCCGTCCCACAGGGGAGTCCATGGCAGGGACTGCAGAGAGGCTCCTTGCCTCAGTGCCCCCATCATGGCCTGGCAATAAGGGGTGTGCCATGGAATGCTAAGCTGGGCAAGTCACTGCCAGGGAAGGTCCAATATCCCTGGAAAGAGTGGCTGTGGAGGGGCCCAGGAGCCCTCCCCAtgctgctggggtgggcagCATCAGGGTCTCCTGTTGAgctttctcctccccagcctgaACTGAGCCTCctggggccctgcagcagccatgccctgagcacaggaagaagAGGCAGGTGAATCAGCCTTCATGTGCTGGGTAACAGAAGGGGACAGCATGTTCTTGTGCTTGTGTGAGAGAGCTGAATCCCTTGGCCTCAGAGCCAACTTCTCACTGACAGGCTGCTGTTGGCACAAATGATGGCAGGTGTGTGGCAGGTCCAGTTCTCCCTCCATGGTCGAATAAAAGCTCCTCCTTGTACCTCACTTCTCATTCCTGAATGGGTGGCATTGCACTTCACAGcagtctgtgctctgctgctgcaacaGTTCAGGTTCATTTTTGTGTCAGGTTCATTTTTGTATGAATCAAATGCTCCTGTTTGGCCTGAAAGCAAAGGGCTGAAGCAGCTCAGCCTCCAGGAAGCAGCTGGCACCTGTgaccagccctgcagcacctgcccaCACTGGCCAAGGTGACCTTCACCTGGCTGGGCTTGGCCCATCCCCACCCATCCTGTGCAGTTCAAACCCACGGCAGCACACTCAGGTGCAGGATGctctctgccctggcagcacacCAGCAATTCTACTCAAGTCCAGAAAGATCAGCACTATGCTATCTGGCCAGCCTGGTAAATCATTTTCTGGAGCTTTTGTTGTAGGAAAGGGGCACCGAGAGGCTCTGGAAAATCACAAATcaatcatagaatatgctgagtgGGAAGGgcccacaaggatcatggagTGCAAGTCCTGGTGCTGCACAGaacatccccaagagtcacaccatgtgctgCACCCACTGCCCcgaggagcctgttccagtgcccaactgGACCTTCTatgggtgaagaacctttttctaatatgCAACATAACCCaccctgacacaacttcagcgTTGCATCACTGCACCAACAGCActgtcctcagcagcagcagcagcattgccATGCAGAACACGGCCgataagcagcagcagcagcagcagcagcattcccGGCAGGAATGCTGCAGAACACAGCCGGTATCAGCTGATCTGGGGGTAGCGACTCCACAAACCCACTGCCTGTCCAAGTGAGCTGTAGCTCCGAAAGTGCTTTCAGCTTTCCCAGCGCAGGTCTCGGGATGCGGCCGGCACTAGGacctgcctggagcctgtccGTGCCATCCCGTAGGGAGGGATAAAAATAGCAGGGTAAGATTGCAATGTGCAACACACCGGCAGAGCGCGGTGGCCGTGCCGGCCCCGGGAGCCCCGCGCCGCCAGCGGGGCCGGTGGGTGCCCCGTGCCCGCCGATGCCCCGGCTCTGCCCGGTCACGGCctcgctgctgctgggcacggCCAGGGCAGCGTGCGACGAGGAGCTGCTGTTGCGGGAGGGGGTGACCCTGTGCGTGAATGTCACCCGGCAGCAGCCCTTCCCCTCGCTGCGCGGCCTCCGCGCCATCCGCGTGCCCGTGTTCGATGACCCGGCCGAGGACCTGGCCCGCTACTTCGAGCCCTGCGGCGCCGCCATCGAGGCGGCCGTGAGGGCCGGGGGCCGCTGCCTCGTGTACTGCAAGAACGGCCGCAGCCGCTCCGCCGCCATCTGCACCGCTTATCTCATGAGGCACCGGCGGCTCCCGCTCAAGGACGCCTTTGAGGTAATGTGTGACGTCCGGATTCGTGTTTACAGCTCTTTTGGGGAAGAAACGCAATGCTTCTCATGAGTAATTTCTTGTAGAATTATTTTGGTGCTTCCTCCCGCCCCTCAGCAGTTATACAGAGGTTCAACATTTCATTAAACAGTCCCCTGTAAGTTTTTTCATGCCCAGCTTGGTCTAGTAAGTTTTCAGTGCGAGGTTTCTACATGTAGCAAACATACCAAGCCGGTTGCTTAGGGAGCATTTTCTCTATCATTTGCACAGTCACGGTAAGTGAAGACAGAGACCAAGTGAGTGGGTGCAGGAATTGCTGTGCAGGGtttgctgctgtgtgccagctCCTCTCAGCAAGGAAcatccagccagggctgcagagtgcccaggagctgctctcagccaCAGCTACACGGCTGTTAGCAATGATGTGTCAGCTTTCCTGGGAAGCCCATCCAATACAAACTGCTCGTGCTCTCTGGGTTTTGTCTTCACCCATCTGTCACTTTAGACAGCCAATTTGCTTAATTTAGACTGAggtgtgcagagtgaccgagtTTCACACTATCACCTTAAGCATGAGCAGTGTCACTGCACTTGGTGAGACTTTCCCATTTCCAGCAGATCGACAGCTCTGTCTGGTGTCCTGTCCATGAATCCATTCTGTAACCAGGCCTCCTGGCAGTTCCTAGCGAGCACACAGTGAAGTCAGCTCACCAAAATAGCTGTTTGTTACTCTGCAGCCAAATCAAAACCAAAGTAGAGCTTCTCTAAATTTTAAGTTCAAAATTCATTTGCATGACTCCCACAAATGCAGGATACCTTGCTTCCACTGTGTCTCTCCTGTTCTCTAGGCTGTGAAAACTGCCAGACCCGTAGCAGAGCCAAATGCAGGATTTTGGTCTCAGCTGCAGAGATATGAAGAAGAATTGAAGATACCAAAGCACTCTGATCCGCTGAGCAAAGGACTTGAAAATAGCAATGTGTGAAGATACTTTAAAGAAAGTGAAGTGACTTGCTACAGagttaaaaaaatggaaaaaaaaatcacttcctAAATCACCTGTAGGTAAAACATTTTACCCCCATAACTGAGATGATGGTTCATTAAATTCATGCAGAGCATTTCTGTTGGTAATGCATGGAAAGAGGGCAGATAAGCAGGGAATaacagcagaaacagaaaatggttGGAAGGACTGTAAACAGAGAAAGGCCTGGAATCTTCAGCAGTTATTTCCCCCTGAATGACACTGAGTATGGTAACAATGTACTGAACAAAGGAAGGAGTTACCACACAGGGATTTTATTCCTGGTTTTTAATTAAACTTCCCAGTGATGCCATTAGAAGACATGATGCCAGACCAAGGAAGTTCTGAATTTCTCTCTCATCTACTGGATCATTATTCATGTTAATGAGCTGACACAGCCTTTGGTGGGAAACTGACAGTGGTTGATGCTTTGTCTCTGTGATTTTTCTTATGTTCAACAAGAACAAAGCACCTTCAAAATTACCTAAAAATCCAGAGGACAGAATATACAGTAATGGTGAGGAGTTCTGCTCCCATCATGCAGGCTAAGTGCCTTTTCAGCTTTTGAAATTGTTCTCTAAAACAccaaaggaattattttaaaaactgcagaTGATAGTGGAGGGAAGAAGATGACACTGGCACTCTAGAAGCAATCACCACTCCTTTCAGCTTTACTTACTCATGCTAACAGGGCCCAGTTCATGCCTTAATGTGTCAGTTTACAAATCAGCTGTTCCTGCATGCAAGCAGCATGGCCAAATCATTTCTGCTGAGGCTGCTTACAGGCTGCCCTCTGAAATGATCTATTGGGCATGAAACTTCCAGATCAGACTGCTACCTGTTCATCACCAGCCATTCAAAACAGACTTTTGTCAAACTGCATGAACACATTGTAATTTAAAAGGGACAAGTTATGGAACCTGAGAACCTCAGAGTGAAATTCCACTCCACCTTGCTGAAAGCATAAATACAAAGTAAAGTTAGCTCACTGCCATTTGCCTGAGTGCTCACACAAGGTAAACATGCTCCCAGCAGTGGAGTCATTTAAGGCAGAAATTCTAATGATGGAACAATGACAGAAAATCAAAACACTTGGGAATTACATGAATTAGAAAATTCAGATGCAGTACAAGTTCCCAAAGTTAAAGACTGCTCAAAGTTAAAGTagtgttattttaaaagctgaaaccataggaataaaaattaaaatttcaggCTATCATTTTCTTAGTTACCACAAGGCATTTCTTCACCAGATGCTTTCTCCActcccagctgtgttttgtTCATTCTGTATTGTTTATCTTATGTGTCTGCATTACAGCCAACAAGAAATTTGTTGCACATCTGCAGATTTGAAGGTGATTTTAGCAGATTCTGGAAACATTTTTGTAGCTTTTATAAACCTTGACTATCATATATAATAAGAATTTCGGTATAACATAAGATGCTTATTAGAGAATCCCACTTGTCAAAAAATCTGTTTGTCTGTGGAACAAAGTTTATTTCTTGTCAAAAGCTTAGGCTGCTAAACAAAAGAAGGAAGCTAAAcattaatgaaaacaaaacacatttctaACTGTGAGGCATATGAACTTGCAGTCAGATACAGCTATCAGTTCCACATGTTTGAGTCAGCTGAAATAGGAACCATTGCTCTTGAGTGTCAGCATATACTGCCCTCCAGTTAAATTTTACCAGGCTTCTCAGCATGCAGAAACCTTCATGGCACAGGATTTCACATCACAGCATCTTCTGTAGAAAGCTATTTACATCTGAAAACCATTGCTATTTACATTGAAAGCCATACCTCCTCCTGGTACTGCTCCAAACTAAGGCATAGGATTGCAGCTTGGAACCAGAATAAAGAAGTAGCTCATTCACTTCCTTACTGGAGTTCATAAGCCACTGACACTACAGGTGATGCAGGGTGGGAGCTCAGACATATTCCTTGTTGCTTATGATAGTCTCAGAGTTCCTGGGGTACATGTGTGGCTGAGAAGgtccctgggctgctgagtaTGCATAGTTCTTGGGACTgtaaagcaaggaaaaaacatacaaaataaGAGGTATTATTTTGACACATGCCCGTGGGTTCAGATACTTAGAAGTTACTCAGCTTGGTATCCAACCCACCCACAGCACATTCTCCACAAGAGGGCAGAAATCAGAGGCCTCCTGTTCTCATTGTTGTGGTAGCTAAGGGGGAATGGATGGGGTCCCTGATGGGCTGCACAGCATCTCTCATCCACACTCTGCATTCCCAACTCCCATGTGCTCTTCCTCCAGGCATTTCAGCCAAGGCCTCAAGCAGAAGCCCTCAGCACCTTTGTACAAGCTGCAGGTTTTCATACAGCAGTCAAGatgacaaagaaagaaaacagaagtacCTTCACCCTACCCCTTCAGCTGTCATTCATCATGTTGAACTTCTGTTTCATAGATCAGTTGTACCTGATTTTCAGGACATTTCAAGGCATTTGGTACTTTGTAACAAAGTAAGGTGAGCAAGATTTAAAGTCCAATGGGGCTGATGAAATATTACCATAAAATTGAAATGGTTTCAGATTAGGCAATGGAGTACCAGAGGAACTCTCATTTACAACATTTTGATATCAATTTCCTAAGATTAAATAGACCAACAGTGAATATGCTTCCTCCTTGCATATTATAACCCTCTCAAGCTCAGCTAGTACAACCTCCAAGCTATTTGAGCTCTGGCAGACATGGACCTCTGCTATTTCTGcctctttcctccctctccttcaaAAAGAGGCCTTCTGTAGGTGTCAAAATTTAAGACTGAAACAAGAAAGGAGGGAAGGTTAAATATTGAGGCCAGAAATCTCACCTTTCCTGATGTGATGTGCAACAAGACACTTCTataaagaacaagaaaagaacCATGTTTCTAGTGATCAATTCCATGTGCTTTGGGAAATGCCTTTATACTTTCTGCAGACTGAACAGTGAATATTTTACTCACAGTGAGTACTGCAAACAAACTGGATAATTCATTATGGGGGTTTAtctacttttcttttggtgaCAGTTTGCTCTTTCACTGCCCATTTTCACCATCAGCAGTGGCCAGAATTATCAAGTACAAGTTAAAGGTGAGTGCTGGTGGTGATGCACCAAGCACCCTGTCTGGGGGGCACAAGTGTTTGGTACAGCACCCCCTGCCATCAGCAGTCTGTGACATGCCACAGCAGTGTATGTAATTTATAGATATTTATACCAGAGGGTGACAGAGAGACAGAACAGTGCACAGGTAGAAAGTGGTGTGTGATTGACAGCTACTCCTTCATCTGGCAAATCCAAGATTACCTGtaattctgtttttccttccctctgcaggaACAGGTCAGTAGGATCCCACCAAGTATATAAAGGACAGATCCAGTCCAGCCTAAGTACAGACCTTCTCCTAGTTCATACCTGAAACATGAAAGAATTTATGGAATCAACTTATAACAGGATCACAAAACCATGCAAACAAATTCTTAATTGTGTAGAAATCAGCTAATTGAAAGCCACTTCAACAGTTAACAGAGAACAGATCTGGCTTTGTGTCTGCTCAGTAAAACTCTTATTTGTATGGAGCTGATCTGCCAAATTACTAACAGGACAGAGAGTACTAAGCAACATAAAGATAAGTAGCAAtgaataatttaataatatttaacaAATTAttgataataaataataatgacaATCTTCTGTGCAATCCACAACACTTATTTTGCCCTTTTATTGGCTGTGTCACTGAAAGGATTTTGTGCAACTGAATCATTCAGATCTTGCTGTCTATATGCTGAGAGAAGGCTGACCACAGACATCAGTTTTCTATGGACACAACACTAGGTCACTTACAAGTATGAAGTTTAGTTTTCAAACTATTTGCAATGAATAGGGTTGAGTAGGGCTCATTTTCAAACTTAGATACCCTAAAGGATATTCAGCACCCTCTGTGGTTGTATGCCTGAAAGGCATTTATGAATGTCCCAGGCTGAAAAAGAGTAGCTCCCTATTTTGCTGTACAAAACTATACCTTTCAGGAAACCCCCTAGTCCAGTCCAAGAAATTAACTGATAATGAATTTGTCCCAAAGGCTAGACACAACTGAGTCTGGAACAGTCTGGCAGGAGTCtcataaaaagaggaaaaccaattttaaTGATCAGACACAAACTATCCACAATCTACCTGTACATCTCTGGTCTGAGACACCCAATATAAGGGCAAAAAAAGTGTCCTGGACTGCATTGAAGGTACCATGGAACCAGagatttgtgttttctttccactttttcCACTTGGAAACACAATTATTGAAAAGTGTCAAAGGTTCTGCCTCTGGAGTTCATTGCTAACAGGAAGGATTCAGAGTTTACACAGCTTCACAGCTCTCTGTGTCTCATTGCACGTGGGAGCCACAAGGTCTCCACTGCTTCAGGTACTTCCAAACATGCAACAAGCAGAGAGTGATTATCAAACAAACCCAGGAGCACAAATTGCACATTGCCCCAGTGCCTGTAATCATTTCTGCTCACCAGTCACCTACAGACAAGAATGCTGTAGATGTCATACCAAAGCAAAGCATATAGGAGATAGTGCAGGAGAACTTAGTTTGCCTTCAGAGCTGTAGGAGAAACTCCTCTAAGAATTAGCAGACGTCAACATCAGTAATTTGCTGAAGTCAGACCGAAAAAATGCAATCTGAAAAACCAGATTTGCCAGCCTGTTAAGAGTGAAGATCAATACTGGCATGCcagttaattttaaattgtcCCACAGGCTGCATGTTCAGCTTTACCAATGATCAAACTTAATTCATCAGCGAATCAATAACTTAAACATGAAGTtgagatataaaaaaaaaaaaaattctttagcTACTGAATGCAAAGCATCTGGTAACTGATTAACAGGCAGTGATGATGAGCCCCAAAGCTGCAGCAGGTAACCATCAAACACACCAACTATCCGACTAACCGAAATTCCTTATCAGCTGTTGTTTCAGCTCTCTAATCCATTTATTACCCTTCATATAGTTCTCCCAAGGGGATATAAAGCAACAAACGTAACTGCACAAATACAATTTATTTCCAAGCACTTCATTGAAAATCCAGGGAAAACTGACAAACAACAAAAGCAACTGCTGAAAGTACTTTGATTTATCACAAAGCACTTCACCTCTGACTTCCCTGAACTGATTCTTGGGTGGGAACTTTACAAAACACTTCAAATATGAGCCTAGCAACTAACAATTTATAGTTTACTGATCTATGATTTATATACTTGGTAGAAGTATATTATAGATGTCTCATATTCCACAGACAAtgtttccctctccttcccccctcTCTGAAGGAGAGGCACAGTCACCTCTACCCTTGTTCCTCATTCCTAAACAGGCCACCTAGATAAGGTGCCATAAGCTGCCATTTGGTTTTGACAACTGTTACTTTTATATCAGACAAAGAGCAAGGGCTTTTATACCTCAAAACTTCTCTGTATGCAACTGCACTAGCTGATAATCCCACAGATTTTGCCTTGTTTTAACTTATAAGGCAAACAAATGTTGAGCTGTTAATATACAGACATATATGACAGGCAGCAGATTTCTCTGCACATCTCTAGTACAAAGCTTGAGCTGCTTTGCAGGTGATTTTCCCTTGCAGGTACATCTGAGGTACTTTATTCTAGTCAGAACTTGTGTTTTGTACATATTTTGGTCTAAATGTCAAAGCTGATTAAgaatttttaccttttcttcttCATAACATTGAGATACACACCTAATTGAGTCGgtgaagaaaatgcaaacacaGTACAAAACCCCCTCAGATGTGGGGCTGGTATTCCTCTCACATTCACTAACCCTTGCAGAAAgacctctcctccctccccaccaaTATCTCTGAGGTGAAAAGATTCCCTGAATACAATTTTTCCCTCCTGTGGGACTGGATAATGGGATCCATCCAGGTTCTGAAactctggagcagctgaggtcagtGCAGCTGTCCAACACACGATGGGGTTTGGTATGACAGACACATTCACTTACTTGGTTCCAGCATACAGTTGGTCAAAAAACTGAGCAGTAACCATTGCAGCATACCAAGAAATAGCCACCATGGAGCAGAGACCTACcagaaaaagtttaaaaagcacACAGGTCAATGATTCCATTAAGGGCTGTAACAGATTTAAAACAAGAATGTTTATTTCATTTAGTCTGGCTGTGAAAGCCATACAAAGTATCAATAGTGCTCTCATTTCAGTTTCAATATTACCTcctaaaacaaaaagaaatcctCCTGTGACAGTAAACTTCATTTTTCCATCTTCATCACTCAACCCAATGTTTGTGCACTTCATGCCAAGCAGTGTGAGTACTGCAGCTAAGAATCCCAAAAGGATGGAAGTAATCATCAGGGCACGGCATGCCTGAACGTGAGCtgagacagaaaaagagaaaacaaatcagGATCTATACAGAAATGACATTAATCTTGtgctgaaagaaataaaagtgattAGAGGAAGTGACAAAATTAACAGGTACAGTAATAAGTGAATCTTGTCCAACTTTGTCACATGGCTCAGAGAAGCCTCCAAACCCAAGTGTGTTTAGCCTTCAAGTCAAACAGATTTAAGAGTTAACTATGGCTACACTTTACAAGCTCAGTAAATCTTCTTGTGTCTTTAGTAAATCCTGAAGAACTACAGCAAGCCACTCATCCCTTACATTCCTGTGGAAATGCCCAGTGGTACATGTGGCCGTTtgcaggagcaggaagaagTGTCCTACTCACAAGTGTTTCTGAATTCCTGACACGTGCACTGCTGAGTGCACAGGACACATCTGAAATCCAGGGGATAGTCAAGCTGTGCAaggctctggcactgctgaggaaCTGGAGAAAGCtgccagctttgctgctgccagggagagaTGGGAAAGTGTCGATTTCTCGGCTGTTtgggtgacctggaaaggctcggggatggccttgggcagcccggcgcttcaaaggacgagaagagacttcagatcttttctcggtctcggtgtttattaattgtttatctaaaagattttctcttggcccgacagaggtctgcacagcagccagccatgagcacactgagagcccccggggtggtcacctatctttatactcaaagttacgtatacaatatttacctatttcccccaataccttttacccttattgaccagtgcacttttagtaataaccaatcccaaa
Coding sequences within:
- the DUSP28 gene encoding dual specificity phosphatase 28, with product MCNTPAERGGRAGPGSPAPPAGPVGAPCPPMPRLCPVTASLLLGTARAACDEELLLREGVTLCVNVTRQQPFPSLRGLRAIRVPVFDDPAEDLARYFEPCGAAIEAAVRAGGRCLVYCKNGRSRSAAICTAYLMRHRRLPLKDAFEAVKTARPVAEPNAGFWSQLQRYEEELKIPKHSDPLSKGLENSNV
- the LOC131087712 gene encoding claudin-19-like isoform X1 → MASSCLQICALLLALAGFTTLLVTTMSSSWKVLDSTTELVSADWVSEGLWMDCAATAVGSVQCKKFLYMLSSDPHVQACRALMITSILLGFLAAVLTLLGMKCTNIGLSDEDGKMKFTVTGGFLFVLGGLCSMVAISWYAAMVTAQFFDQLYAGTKYELGEGLYLGWTGSVLYILGGILLTCSCRGKEKQNYSPKNYAYSAAQGPSQPHMYPRNSETIISNKEYV
- the LOC131087712 gene encoding claudin-15-like isoform X2; translation: MYHWAFPQESHVQACRALMITSILLGFLAAVLTLLGMKCTNIGLSDEDGKMKFTVTGGFLFVLGGNIETEMRALLILCMAFTARLNEINILVLNLLQPLMESLTCVLFKLFLVGLCSMVAISWYAAMVTAQFFDQLYAGTKYELGEGLYLGWTGSVLYILGGILLTCSCRGKEKQNYSPKNYAYSAAQGPSQPHMYPRNSETIISNKEYV